A window of the Azospirillum brasilense genome harbors these coding sequences:
- a CDS encoding FAD binding domain-containing protein codes for MKAVDFDYAQPATLDAALELLAREDVMVRPVAGSQSLGPMLNLRLAQPELLVDITRIAELQTIRREGDRLVIGACVTHARLEDGDYPDVTRGVLPSVAAVIAYRAVRNRGTIGGSLAHADPAADWVNVLTALGADVVIAGPGGRRSVPMTDFILGVFETALQPGEIVAEIHVPALSDRARWGYYKVCRKTGEFSHATGAVLIDPARGVQRCVAGATSGKPVVIDGPALFEGGCTEAAMAAYLAGSPAADDPIALRTHTVALKRAIAQVMS; via the coding sequence ATGAAGGCGGTCGATTTCGATTACGCGCAGCCGGCGACGCTCGACGCGGCGCTGGAGCTTCTGGCGCGTGAGGATGTGATGGTGCGGCCGGTGGCCGGCTCCCAGTCGCTCGGCCCCATGCTGAACCTGCGGCTGGCCCAGCCGGAGCTGCTGGTGGACATCACCCGCATCGCCGAGCTTCAAACGATCCGCCGGGAGGGCGATCGGCTGGTCATCGGCGCCTGCGTCACCCACGCGCGGCTGGAGGACGGCGATTATCCGGACGTGACGCGCGGCGTTCTGCCGTCCGTGGCGGCGGTGATCGCCTACCGCGCGGTGCGCAACCGCGGCACCATCGGCGGCAGCCTCGCCCACGCCGACCCGGCGGCGGACTGGGTGAACGTGCTGACCGCGCTCGGCGCCGACGTGGTGATCGCCGGCCCGGGTGGGCGGCGCAGCGTGCCAATGACCGACTTCATCCTCGGTGTGTTCGAGACGGCCCTGCAGCCGGGCGAGATCGTCGCGGAAATCCATGTGCCCGCCCTGTCCGACCGGGCGCGCTGGGGCTATTACAAGGTCTGCCGCAAGACCGGGGAGTTCTCCCACGCCACCGGCGCGGTGCTGATCGACCCGGCCCGCGGCGTCCAGCGCTGCGTCGCCGGGGCGACCTCCGGCAAGCCGGTCGTGATCGACGGCCCAGCCCTGTTCGAGGGCGGCTGCACCGAAGCGGCCATGGCCGCGTATCTGGCCGGAAGCCCCGCTGCGGACGACCCCATCGCCCTTCGGACCCACACCGTCGCGCTGAAGCGCGCCATCGCGCAGGTGATGTCATGA
- a CDS encoding (2Fe-2S)-binding protein — MSAHAKTISLTVNGTRVEASVPPRQHLGDFLRERELLTGTHLGCEHGVCGACTILIDGEPARSCITFAVACDGRSVTTVEGLDDDPLAAELREAFSAEHGLQCGFCTPGMLVAARDVVLRCPDADNQAIRTAMSGNLCRCTGYVGIVNAIRRVIDARNTNAG, encoded by the coding sequence ATGAGCGCCCACGCCAAAACCATTTCCCTGACCGTCAACGGAACGCGGGTCGAGGCCAGCGTGCCGCCGCGCCAGCATCTGGGCGACTTCCTGCGCGAGCGGGAGCTTCTGACCGGCACCCATCTCGGCTGCGAGCACGGCGTGTGCGGCGCCTGCACCATCCTGATCGACGGCGAGCCGGCGCGCTCCTGCATCACCTTCGCGGTGGCCTGCGACGGGCGGTCCGTCACCACGGTGGAGGGGCTGGACGACGATCCGCTGGCGGCGGAACTGCGCGAGGCCTTCTCCGCCGAGCACGGGCTTCAGTGCGGCTTCTGCACGCCGGGGATGCTGGTGGCGGCGCGCGACGTCGTGCTGCGCTGCCCGGACGCCGACAACCAGGCGATCCGCACGGCGATGAGCGGCAACCTGTGCCGCTGCACCGGCTATGTCGGGATCGTCAACGCCATCCGCCGCGTCATCGACGCGCGCAACACGAACGCAGGGTAA
- a CDS encoding SRPBCC family protein, whose amino-acid sequence MPTMTQTLAVNFPRARVWPLLGDVEQVIACMPGASLTKPREGDRIFGQMRVKLGPIAAAFAGEGTLTMDEVTHTGVIHGQGTDPKNNSRAKADVTFAVLEEGPGTRIDLTVDFTLTGVLAQFSRGAIVQEIANRLTAEFARNLEAKLAATAPVAEVAASSEAVVAPTPEPASEPVKELNAGNLLWSMVKDWLRKLFSNPLPSGERVARRAGEGDARGGASGKSTTPSP is encoded by the coding sequence ATGCCGACCATGACCCAGACCCTTGCCGTCAACTTCCCGCGCGCCCGCGTCTGGCCGCTGCTCGGCGACGTGGAGCAGGTGATCGCCTGCATGCCCGGCGCCTCGCTGACCAAGCCGCGCGAGGGCGACCGCATCTTCGGGCAGATGCGCGTGAAGCTCGGCCCCATCGCCGCCGCCTTCGCGGGCGAGGGCACGCTGACGATGGACGAGGTGACCCACACCGGCGTCATCCACGGCCAGGGGACGGACCCCAAGAACAACTCCCGCGCCAAGGCCGACGTGACCTTCGCGGTGCTTGAGGAGGGGCCGGGGACGCGCATCGACCTGACCGTCGATTTCACGCTGACCGGCGTGCTGGCCCAGTTCAGCCGCGGCGCCATCGTGCAGGAGATCGCCAACCGCCTGACCGCCGAGTTCGCCCGCAACCTGGAAGCCAAGCTCGCCGCGACCGCCCCGGTGGCGGAGGTGGCTGCGTCCTCGGAAGCGGTTGTCGCCCCGACCCCGGAGCCTGCCTCCGAGCCCGTCAAGGAACTGAACGCTGGCAATCTGCTGTGGAGCATGGTGAAGGATTGGCTGCGCAAACTCTTTTCCAACCCTCTCCCCTCTGGGGAGAGGGTGGCCCGGAGGGCCGGTGAGGGGGATGCGCGTGGCGGTGCGTCCGGCAAAAGCACGACCCCTTCACCCTGA
- a CDS encoding amidase — protein MPNDPLNAFVPYGRTEVAGAASGPLAGLRFAVKDLFHIAGLPTGAGNPDWLRTHEVPRETAPAVQRLLDAGARVAGKTLTDELAWSLAGENAHYGTPENPKAPGRIPGGSSSGSAAAVAGGAVDFAIGTDTGGSVRLPASYCGLYGLRPTHGAVPLDGSVPLAPSFDTVGWFVREAALLRRVGAVLLPPAPDPAVRRLLVAEDAFAIAGEAVRSALTPALERLRERFGAADAVTLAPEGLDQWRPVFQTLQAAEAWAAHGAWITATKPTFGPGVRDRFAAAATLDPALAHAAAQTRDGIRRRMDELLGMDGLIVLPSAPGIAPLRGSSGATVDAERGRALAILCPAGLAGLPQLSIPAARLQGRPLGLSLIGPRGSDSALLAIAEDLFA, from the coding sequence ATGCCGAACGACCCCTTGAACGCCTTCGTCCCTTATGGCCGGACCGAGGTCGCCGGAGCCGCAAGCGGCCCGCTGGCCGGGCTGCGCTTCGCGGTGAAGGACCTGTTCCACATCGCCGGCCTGCCCACCGGGGCCGGCAACCCGGACTGGCTGCGTACCCACGAGGTCCCGCGGGAGACCGCGCCCGCCGTGCAGCGGCTGCTCGACGCCGGGGCGCGCGTCGCCGGCAAGACGCTGACCGACGAGCTGGCCTGGAGTCTGGCCGGCGAGAACGCCCATTACGGCACGCCGGAGAACCCGAAAGCGCCCGGCCGCATTCCCGGCGGCTCCTCCAGCGGGTCGGCCGCCGCAGTGGCGGGCGGGGCGGTGGATTTCGCCATCGGGACGGACACCGGCGGATCGGTCCGCCTGCCGGCGAGCTATTGCGGCCTCTATGGCCTCCGGCCCACCCACGGGGCGGTTCCTCTGGACGGCTCCGTTCCGCTGGCGCCGAGTTTCGACACGGTGGGCTGGTTCGTGCGGGAGGCGGCGCTGCTCCGCCGCGTCGGGGCGGTGCTGCTGCCCCCGGCGCCCGATCCGGCCGTCCGCCGCCTGTTGGTCGCCGAGGACGCCTTCGCCATCGCGGGAGAGGCGGTGCGATCCGCCCTCACCCCGGCCTTGGAGCGGCTGCGCGAGCGGTTCGGGGCGGCGGACGCTGTGACGCTGGCCCCGGAGGGGCTGGACCAATGGCGTCCGGTCTTCCAGACGCTCCAGGCCGCCGAAGCCTGGGCGGCGCACGGAGCCTGGATCACGGCGACGAAACCGACCTTCGGGCCGGGGGTGCGCGACCGCTTCGCCGCGGCGGCCACGCTCGACCCCGCCTTGGCCCACGCCGCGGCGCAGACGCGGGACGGCATCCGGCGGCGGATGGACGAGCTGTTGGGAATGGACGGGCTGATCGTCCTGCCCAGCGCGCCGGGCATCGCGCCGCTGCGCGGCTCGTCGGGGGCGACGGTGGACGCGGAGCGCGGGCGGGCGCTGGCGATCCTGTGCCCCGCCGGTCTGGCCGGTCTGCCGCAACTCTCCATCCCCGCGGCGCGGCTCCAGGGCCGCCCGCTCGGCCTGTCGCTCATCGGGCCGCGTGGGAGCGATTCCGCGCTTCTGGCCATCGCCGAGGACCTGTTCGCATGA
- the hpxZ gene encoding oxalurate catabolism protein HpxZ, with protein MTLEINIPEVVAEVTAAFERYERALTSNDVAVLDELFWNHPATLRYGVGENLYGYDAIAAFRQGRPAAGLDRSLRNTVITTYGRDMATANTEFMRPSTERIGRQSHSWVRMPEGWRIVAAHVSLMG; from the coding sequence ATGACGCTTGAGATCAACATCCCCGAGGTGGTGGCCGAGGTCACCGCCGCCTTCGAGCGCTACGAGCGCGCGCTGACCAGCAACGACGTGGCGGTTCTGGACGAGCTGTTCTGGAACCACCCGGCGACCCTGCGCTACGGCGTGGGCGAGAACCTGTACGGCTACGACGCGATCGCCGCCTTCCGCCAGGGCCGCCCGGCAGCGGGGCTGGACCGGAGCTTGCGCAACACCGTCATCACCACCTATGGCCGCGACATGGCGACCGCCAACACCGAGTTCATGCGCCCTTCCACCGAGCGTATCGGGCGGCAGAGCCACAGCTGGGTCCGCATGCCTGAGGGTTGGCGGATCGTCGCGGCGCATGTGTCGCTGATGGGCTAG
- a CDS encoding MarR family winged helix-turn-helix transcriptional regulator, whose product MTLDDPLIEEAYRVLAERPGFLIRRLHQIHVAMFMEECAEFNITPVQYSVLTALVDRPDLDQVTLGAQIGIDRTTTAGVLARLAERGLIQRRASPVDKRMKLAAITAEGRKLLRRMDKKAQRAHDRTIAPLPKEDRAVFLRYLLHLVDASNGYGRAPLHLP is encoded by the coding sequence ATGACCTTAGACGACCCCCTGATCGAAGAGGCGTACCGCGTCCTGGCGGAGCGTCCCGGATTCCTCATCCGCCGCCTGCACCAGATCCACGTCGCCATGTTCATGGAGGAGTGCGCGGAGTTCAACATCACCCCCGTCCAGTACAGCGTGCTGACCGCGCTGGTGGACCGGCCCGACCTGGATCAGGTGACGCTGGGCGCCCAGATCGGCATCGACCGCACGACCACCGCCGGGGTGCTGGCCCGGCTGGCCGAGCGCGGGCTGATCCAGCGCCGGGCCAGCCCGGTGGACAAGCGCATGAAGCTGGCGGCCATCACCGCGGAGGGCCGGAAGCTGCTGCGCCGCATGGACAAGAAGGCCCAGCGCGCCCACGACCGCACCATCGCGCCCCTGCCCAAGGAGGACCGCGCGGTCTTCCTGCGCTACCTGCTGCATCTGGTGGACGCCAGCAACGGCTACGGCCGCGCCCCGCTGCATCTGCCGTAA
- a CDS encoding DUF1116 domain-containing protein yields MNDATARAVERMLAADPVWTETGTAGERIGLDRHTLLHAGPPFADPAEICPPILNAAAAALLFEGMADSVEEVRAMVRSGAVTLRPAQDFGVVTPLAAVVSRSMWLHVVEDAGGSGVRAYSPLNEGGGPALRFGIVSGAVVERLRLLHGTVGPALAGIGPVALTGIACEAMEQGDELHGRVGVASALLTETLVSKLGGTGEVCAFLKEAGQFFLNPWMAACKATMLAGDGVPGAALVTAAGGNGMRFGLRLSGMMGEGWASAPVAAPQGPDIGSPGGASRPRLPAIGDSAVIDALGFGALALDAAPLLRAELGAAAETAIAAADRLLCADHPIHGRRVGLDARAVLLGGPVPPVCLAALHASGEDGIVGRGLAWHPPSCHAEAVAAVDRLSRAGFPDAPDRRA; encoded by the coding sequence ATGAACGACGCCACCGCGCGGGCTGTGGAGCGGATGCTGGCCGCCGATCCGGTGTGGACGGAGACCGGAACCGCCGGGGAGCGGATCGGGCTGGACCGTCACACGCTGCTGCACGCCGGACCGCCCTTCGCCGATCCGGCGGAGATCTGCCCGCCCATCCTCAACGCCGCCGCCGCGGCGCTGCTGTTCGAAGGTATGGCCGACAGCGTGGAGGAGGTCCGCGCCATGGTGCGCAGCGGCGCCGTGACCCTGCGTCCGGCGCAGGATTTCGGCGTGGTCACCCCGCTCGCCGCCGTCGTGTCGCGGTCGATGTGGCTGCATGTGGTGGAGGATGCGGGCGGCTCGGGCGTGCGCGCCTACAGCCCGCTCAACGAGGGCGGCGGTCCCGCCCTGCGCTTCGGCATCGTCAGCGGGGCGGTGGTGGAGCGGCTGCGCCTGCTGCACGGCACGGTCGGCCCGGCGCTGGCCGGGATCGGGCCGGTGGCGCTGACCGGCATCGCCTGTGAGGCCATGGAGCAGGGGGACGAGCTGCACGGGCGCGTCGGGGTGGCCTCGGCGCTGCTGACCGAGACGCTGGTGTCGAAGCTGGGCGGGACCGGCGAGGTCTGCGCCTTCCTGAAGGAGGCAGGGCAGTTCTTCCTCAACCCGTGGATGGCCGCCTGCAAGGCGACGATGCTGGCCGGTGACGGGGTGCCGGGGGCGGCGCTGGTGACGGCGGCCGGCGGCAACGGGATGCGCTTCGGGCTGCGCCTGTCGGGCATGATGGGCGAGGGCTGGGCGAGCGCGCCGGTGGCCGCACCGCAGGGGCCGGACATCGGCTCTCCCGGCGGAGCCTCCCGCCCGCGCCTGCCGGCGATCGGGGACAGCGCCGTCATCGACGCGCTGGGCTTCGGCGCGTTGGCGCTCGACGCCGCGCCGCTGCTGCGGGCGGAGCTGGGGGCGGCGGCCGAGACGGCCATCGCGGCGGCGGACCGGCTGCTCTGCGCCGACCATCCCATCCACGGGCGGCGGGTCGGGCTGGACGCCCGCGCCGTGCTGCTGGGCGGCCCGGTGCCCCCGGTCTGTCTGGCCGCCCTGCACGCGTCGGGGGAGGACGGGATCGTCGGGCGCGGCCTCGCCTGGCACCCGCCCTCCTGCCACGCCGAGGCGGTGGCGGCGGTGGACCGGCTGAGCCGCGCCGGTTTCCCGGACGCCCCCGACCGTCGCGCCTGA
- a CDS encoding electron transfer flavoprotein subunit alpha/FixB family protein: MSILVIAEHDNAALKAATLNAVSAAARIGGEVHILVAGQGAQAVAEAAAKVAGVSKVLLADDAAYAHPLPENVSPLVVNLAKGDGPEKYEHLLAAASSEGKNLLPRVAALLDVAAISDITGVVSADTFERPIYAGNAIATVKSADPIKVVTVRTTAFEAAAATGGSATVETIAGTGDAGSARFVGQELTKSERPELTQAKIVVSGGRGMQSGENFKLLEALADKLGAAVGASRAAVDAGFVPNDYQVGQTGKIVAPELYIAVGISGAIQHLAGMKDSKVIVAINKDEEAPIFQVADYGLVADLFKAVPELEQAL; this comes from the coding sequence ATGTCCATTCTCGTCATCGCCGAACACGACAACGCCGCGCTGAAGGCCGCCACGCTGAACGCGGTCAGCGCCGCCGCCAGGATCGGTGGGGAAGTCCACATTCTGGTCGCCGGCCAGGGCGCCCAGGCCGTTGCCGAGGCCGCCGCCAAGGTGGCCGGCGTGTCCAAGGTGCTGCTGGCCGACGACGCGGCCTACGCCCACCCGCTGCCGGAGAACGTCTCCCCGCTGGTCGTCAATCTCGCCAAGGGCGACGGCCCCGAAAAGTATGAACATCTTCTGGCCGCCGCCTCGTCGGAGGGCAAGAACCTGCTGCCGCGCGTCGCCGCGCTGCTCGACGTCGCGGCGATCTCCGACATCACCGGGGTGGTCTCCGCCGACACCTTCGAGCGGCCGATCTACGCCGGCAACGCCATCGCCACGGTGAAGTCCGCCGACCCGATCAAGGTCGTCACGGTGCGCACCACCGCCTTCGAGGCGGCCGCCGCCACGGGCGGTTCGGCCACGGTCGAGACGATTGCCGGGACGGGCGACGCCGGTTCGGCCAGGTTCGTCGGCCAGGAGCTGACGAAGTCGGAGCGTCCGGAGCTGACCCAGGCCAAGATCGTCGTGTCGGGCGGGCGCGGCATGCAGTCGGGCGAGAACTTCAAGCTGCTGGAAGCGCTGGCCGACAAGCTGGGCGCGGCGGTCGGCGCCAGCCGCGCCGCGGTGGACGCCGGCTTCGTGCCGAACGACTATCAGGTCGGCCAGACCGGCAAGATCGTGGCGCCCGAGCTGTACATCGCCGTCGGCATCTCCGGTGCCATCCAGCACCTCGCCGGCATGAAGGACAGCAAGGTCATCGTCGCCATCAACAAGGACGAGGAGGCGCCGATCTTCCAGGTCGCCGACTACGGCCTCGTCGCCGACCTCTTCAAGGCGGTGCCGGAGCTGGAGCAGGCTCTGTGA
- a CDS encoding electron transfer flavoprotein subunit beta/FixA family protein, translated as MKIIVPVKRVVDYNVKIRVKADGSGVETANVKMSMNPFDEIAVEEAVRLKEAGKATEVIVVTVGPTAAQETLRTGLAMGADRGILVQTDAETQPLAVAKVLKALVDKEGPTLVILGKQAIDDDCNQTGQMLAALLGWPQGTFASKVVPGEGAVTVTREIDGGLETVQLTLPAVVTADLRLNEPRYASLPNIMKAKKKPIETLAPDALGVDVAPRLTTLKVAEPAKRKAGVKVADVAALVDKLKNEARVI; from the coding sequence ATGAAGATCATCGTCCCGGTCAAGCGGGTGGTCGATTACAACGTCAAGATCCGCGTCAAGGCGGACGGCTCCGGCGTTGAGACCGCCAACGTGAAGATGAGCATGAACCCCTTCGACGAGATCGCCGTCGAGGAGGCCGTCCGCCTCAAGGAAGCCGGCAAGGCGACCGAGGTCATCGTGGTCACCGTCGGCCCGACGGCCGCCCAGGAGACGCTGCGCACCGGCCTCGCCATGGGCGCCGACCGCGGCATCCTGGTCCAGACCGACGCCGAGACGCAGCCGCTGGCCGTCGCCAAGGTGCTCAAGGCGCTCGTCGACAAGGAAGGCCCGACCCTGGTCATCCTGGGCAAGCAGGCGATCGACGACGACTGCAACCAGACCGGCCAGATGCTCGCCGCCTTGCTGGGCTGGCCGCAGGGCACCTTCGCCTCCAAGGTCGTGCCGGGCGAGGGCGCGGTCACCGTGACCCGCGAGATCGACGGCGGGCTGGAGACGGTGCAGCTGACGCTGCCCGCGGTCGTCACCGCCGACCTGCGCCTCAACGAGCCGCGCTACGCCTCGCTGCCCAACATCATGAAGGCCAAGAAGAAGCCCATCGAGACGCTGGCCCCCGACGCGCTGGGCGTCGACGTGGCGCCGCGCCTGACCACGCTCAAGGTCGCCGAGCCGGCCAAGCGCAAGGCCGGCGTCAAGGTCGCCGACGTGGCCGCCCTGGTCGACAAGCTGAAGAACGAAGCGCGGGTGATCTGA